A stretch of the Pantoea deleyi genome encodes the following:
- a CDS encoding LysE family translocator, translating to MALSHELLLIFTTYLVATASPGPSNMAIMGTAMKKGRSAALALAAGVVSGSLLWALLAACGVLTVLAAFAQLLIVLKIGGGLYLLWLAFKAGKSALRRTETAALNASGERVAYGRLFRQGILMHVGNPKAILTWVAIMSFAMRPDGGASTLPIILCGCAAICICVFGGYALLFSTAVMSAFYLRIRRGLDALLACCFALAGVKLLFSRS from the coding sequence ATGGCGCTTTCCCACGAACTGCTGCTGATTTTTACGACCTATCTCGTCGCGACGGCCAGCCCCGGACCGAGCAACATGGCAATTATGGGCACGGCAATGAAAAAGGGCCGGAGTGCCGCGCTGGCGCTGGCGGCGGGGGTGGTGAGCGGGTCGCTGCTCTGGGCGCTGCTCGCCGCCTGCGGTGTGCTGACCGTGCTGGCTGCCTTTGCTCAGTTGCTGATCGTGCTGAAAATCGGCGGTGGCCTGTATCTGCTCTGGCTGGCGTTTAAAGCGGGTAAATCGGCCTTACGCCGGACGGAGACCGCGGCCCTGAACGCCAGCGGGGAGCGGGTCGCCTATGGCCGGCTTTTCCGACAGGGCATCCTGATGCACGTCGGCAATCCCAAAGCGATTCTGACCTGGGTGGCGATAATGTCCTTTGCGATGAGGCCGGATGGGGGCGCTTCGACGCTGCCGATCATCCTCTGCGGCTGCGCCGCGATCTGCATCTGCGTGTTCGGCGGCTACGCGCTGCTCTTCTCCACCGCTGTCATGAGCGCCTTCTACTTACGCATTCGTCGCGGGCTGGATGCGCTGTTAGCCTGCTGCTTTGCGCTGGCAGGCGTGAAACTGCTCTTCAGCCGTAGCTAG
- a CDS encoding MFS transporter: protein MSEKQHITTFSADIEQQTVKKVVWRILPFLIVCYLIAIIDRGNIGMASLQMNEDLGLSKAVFGLASSLFFVGYFLFEVPSNLAMQKIGAKIWISRIMVSWGVISVCTAFVESANTLYVLRFLLGAAEAGFFPGVILYLTYWIPGKYRARVIATFMVAIPAANFIGSPISGLILSLDGWYGLRGWHWLFILEGIPAVILGIAAFFLLSNRPSNASWLNEEQKAWLNATLDAENAKKKAIGHISLWQLLRHKHIWVMALIYAGASAAGSTLSVWSPQLLKSYGLDNLTTGLVNAIPYGLASILMIVWGRSSDRSGERRWHTALTLFLIAGGLLSAFITNSLTGSVVILSLVLIGAYSMKGPFWALASGWMSSTTAAAGLAAIGAMANLIGGGLMVNVYGIINQATGSHTLAMVPLAILCGIGGIAVLIMGRKKELTINVENGASPVSK, encoded by the coding sequence ATGTCTGAAAAACAGCACATCACGACATTCTCTGCCGATATCGAGCAGCAGACCGTTAAAAAGGTGGTCTGGCGCATTTTGCCTTTTCTGATCGTCTGTTATCTGATTGCCATTATCGACCGCGGTAATATCGGCATGGCGTCATTGCAGATGAACGAAGATCTGGGCCTGTCAAAGGCGGTGTTTGGTCTGGCGAGTAGCCTGTTTTTCGTCGGTTACTTTCTGTTTGAAGTGCCCAGTAACCTGGCGATGCAGAAAATCGGGGCGAAAATCTGGATCTCCCGCATCATGGTGTCGTGGGGCGTCATCTCGGTCTGTACGGCGTTTGTGGAGAGCGCCAACACGCTCTATGTTCTGCGCTTTTTACTGGGTGCCGCAGAGGCCGGATTCTTCCCTGGCGTAATTCTCTATCTGACCTACTGGATCCCCGGTAAATACCGTGCGCGTGTGATTGCCACCTTCATGGTCGCGATCCCGGCGGCAAACTTTATCGGCTCGCCGATTTCGGGTCTGATTCTGTCGCTCGATGGCTGGTATGGCCTGCGCGGCTGGCACTGGTTGTTTATCCTGGAAGGGATCCCGGCCGTGATTCTGGGCATCGCCGCCTTCTTCTTACTCAGTAATCGTCCCTCCAACGCCAGCTGGCTGAACGAGGAGCAGAAAGCCTGGCTGAACGCGACGCTGGATGCTGAAAACGCGAAGAAAAAAGCGATTGGCCATATCTCGCTGTGGCAGCTGCTGCGTCACAAACATATCTGGGTGATGGCGCTGATTTACGCTGGCGCGTCTGCGGCGGGTTCTACGCTGAGCGTCTGGTCTCCGCAACTGCTTAAATCCTATGGTCTGGATAACCTCACTACCGGATTAGTGAATGCGATTCCATATGGTCTGGCGTCGATTCTGATGATCGTCTGGGGCAGAAGTTCTGACCGCAGCGGTGAGCGTCGCTGGCATACCGCGTTGACCCTGTTCCTGATCGCGGGTGGTCTGCTGTCGGCCTTTATCACCAACAGCCTGACCGGCAGCGTCGTGATCCTGTCGCTGGTTCTGATCGGTGCCTACTCCATGAAAGGGCCGTTCTGGGCGCTGGCATCCGGCTGGATGTCCTCAACCACGGCGGCGGCAGGGCTGGCTGCGATTGGGGCGATGGCAAACCTGATCGGCGGCGGATTGATGGTCAACGTCTACGGCATCATCAATCAGGCGACCGGCAGCCATACGCTGGCGATGGTGCCGCTGGCAATTCTCTGTGGCATCGGCGGTATCGCGGTGCTGATTATGGGCCGAAAAAAAGAGCTGACCATTAACGTCGAAAATGGCGCTTCGCCGGTAAGCAAATAA
- a CDS encoding hydroxyacid dehydrogenase, with translation MTTSQPVILVTGVDLAPQALSMLSDYRIVYAGQQPDEQSLIQLCQQHNPVAILVRYGKINARIMNAAPALRVISKHGSGIDVIDQQAAAERDIRVASAPGANAAAVAEHAWALILACAKSVLTLDQRMRQGYWDKSTHKSVELEGRTLGLVGLGAIGGRVARIGRAFGMKVIAYDPFASSFPDECESASLDALLQQADVISLHCPLTEQTRQMINAEKLALFKPGAILVNTARGGLIDDQALLAALNNGTLAWAALDSFTTEPLAAPHIWQQVENVILSPHIGGVSDNSYVKMGTVAAGNILNALAAPLKKETPVS, from the coding sequence ATGACCACCTCACAACCCGTGATTCTGGTGACAGGCGTTGACCTGGCACCGCAGGCGCTCAGTATGCTCAGCGATTACCGGATCGTTTACGCGGGTCAGCAACCCGATGAACAGAGCCTGATCCAGCTCTGCCAGCAGCATAATCCGGTGGCGATTCTGGTGCGTTACGGCAAAATTAACGCCCGTATCATGAATGCCGCACCCGCTCTGCGGGTCATCTCCAAACATGGCAGCGGCATTGACGTTATCGACCAGCAGGCGGCGGCGGAACGTGATATCCGGGTGGCGTCCGCGCCGGGTGCCAACGCCGCGGCCGTTGCGGAGCATGCCTGGGCCTTGATTCTGGCCTGCGCCAAATCGGTACTGACGCTCGATCAGCGGATGCGCCAGGGCTACTGGGACAAATCCACGCATAAATCCGTTGAGCTGGAAGGCAGAACGCTGGGGCTGGTGGGCCTGGGCGCGATCGGCGGCCGCGTGGCCCGCATCGGACGCGCATTCGGAATGAAGGTGATCGCCTATGATCCTTTCGCCAGTAGCTTTCCGGATGAGTGTGAATCCGCCTCGCTGGACGCACTGCTGCAACAGGCCGATGTGATTTCGCTGCACTGCCCGCTGACCGAACAGACCCGGCAGATGATCAATGCCGAGAAACTGGCCCTGTTTAAACCGGGCGCCATCCTGGTGAACACGGCGCGCGGAGGATTGATCGACGACCAGGCGCTGTTAGCGGCACTGAACAACGGCACCCTGGCCTGGGCGGCACTGGACAGCTTCACCACCGAGCCGCTGGCAGCCCCGCACATCTGGCAGCAGGTTGAGAATGTCATTCTGTCGCCACACATCGGCGGCGTCAGCGACAACTCCTACGTGAAGATGGGCACCGTGGCGGCCGGCAATATCCTGAACGCACTGGCGGCGCCGCTGAAAAAAGAGACGCCGGTTTCCTGA
- a CDS encoding helix-turn-helix transcriptional regulator: MSASGPQRAGRLLTLMEILYQHRYPISGHQLAAELSVSLRTLYRDIAALRMQGADIQGEAGTGFILSRGYLLPPLMYTPEQLDALALGLRWVQMYGDAGIAKAASEVKGKVSQGLPDELQTLFGNSTLLVGKAAPSSKVLPAPPLIRRAIRQRLKVRAVYTDRSGHVSERVIWPFAIGYFSGEIILAAWCELRNDFRHFDVSRLDELDLLQNCYPHPRNKLISMWRQAGRDIHVKPSP, from the coding sequence ATGTCAGCATCAGGACCTCAGCGAGCGGGGCGCTTACTCACGCTGATGGAAATTCTTTATCAGCATCGCTACCCAATAAGCGGGCACCAACTGGCTGCGGAACTTTCTGTCAGCCTGCGCACCCTTTACCGTGACATCGCGGCCCTGCGGATGCAGGGCGCTGACATACAGGGTGAAGCAGGAACAGGATTTATTCTTTCGCGGGGCTATCTTTTACCCCCTCTGATGTACACTCCGGAGCAGTTAGACGCTCTGGCGCTGGGCTTACGCTGGGTGCAGATGTATGGTGACGCCGGGATTGCGAAAGCCGCCTCAGAAGTAAAAGGCAAGGTCAGCCAGGGTCTTCCCGACGAATTACAGACACTCTTCGGAAATTCGACATTGCTGGTGGGAAAAGCAGCACCTTCCAGCAAGGTACTGCCCGCTCCGCCCCTGATCCGACGCGCTATAAGACAACGATTAAAAGTCCGGGCGGTTTATACCGATCGTTCGGGCCACGTGAGTGAAAGAGTGATCTGGCCTTTTGCGATAGGCTACTTCTCTGGTGAAATTATTCTTGCAGCCTGGTGCGAGCTCCGGAATGATTTTCGTCATTTCGACGTCAGCCGGTTAGATGAGTTGGACCTTCTGCAGAACTGCTATCCGCATCCCAGAAACAAACTCATTAGCATGTGGCGTCAGGCAGGGCGGGATATTCACGTTAAGCCCTCTCCGTGA
- a CDS encoding VOC family protein translates to MANPPASSEFYQRLFNKAPDIVLPTWAAFSFDNGLNLGLWSTSAPDFISCGQGSRTELSFMVEDAQTVEALYQRWTDAGVRMEQQPGQAVFGLTFVTLDPDGHRIRVCIPD, encoded by the coding sequence GTGGCAAATCCACCTGCCAGCAGTGAGTTTTATCAGCGCCTGTTCAATAAGGCGCCTGACATTGTACTTCCGACGTGGGCGGCGTTTTCTTTCGACAACGGTCTGAATCTCGGATTGTGGTCGACGTCCGCCCCAGATTTTATCTCCTGTGGACAAGGTAGCCGCACTGAACTGAGTTTTATGGTTGAGGATGCGCAGACCGTAGAGGCGTTGTATCAGCGATGGACAGACGCAGGCGTCAGGATGGAGCAGCAACCCGGCCAGGCTGTTTTCGGGTTAACTTTTGTCACGCTCGACCCTGACGGGCACCGCATTCGTGTCTGCATTCCGGACTAA
- a CDS encoding AAA family ATPase, with product MNNPLALDALGPRISIMGPSNSGKSTLAEAISRKTALPAVYLDQLHHVPGSQWQPRATAEFLQLHTEAVRQERWVIEGNYTRCIEERLARATGLILLDVSVPVALLRYIRRCYSSAPRIGGLGSGRDPITLAMLKYITRTAPQNRKRHQQIFAQVSLPKIRLHSQSEIQACSESWGLALNIPR from the coding sequence GTGAATAACCCCCTCGCGTTAGACGCGCTCGGACCACGTATCTCTATTATGGGGCCATCGAACAGTGGAAAATCGACCCTGGCAGAGGCGATTTCCCGCAAAACCGCGTTACCCGCCGTCTATCTTGATCAGCTTCACCATGTGCCGGGAAGTCAGTGGCAACCCAGAGCCACAGCCGAATTTTTGCAGCTGCATACTGAAGCGGTGAGGCAGGAGAGATGGGTGATCGAGGGAAATTACACCCGATGCATTGAAGAGCGACTCGCTCGCGCCACGGGGCTGATTCTGCTGGATGTCAGCGTGCCCGTGGCCCTGCTGAGGTACATCCGCAGGTGCTACTCCTCTGCCCCGCGCATTGGCGGGCTGGGTTCGGGCCGCGATCCCATAACCCTGGCGATGCTGAAATATATTACCCGCACCGCCCCGCAGAACCGGAAACGCCATCAGCAGATCTTTGCTCAGGTAAGCCTGCCAAAAATCCGGCTTCACTCACAGAGTGAGATTCAAGCCTGCTCGGAATCCTGGGGGTTAGCGCTGAACATCCCCCGGTAA
- a CDS encoding IclR family transcriptional regulator has translation MGNEGVIAVEKALALLDCFKPGEEALTLTALAQLSGYHKTTVYRLMNSLERMNYVIRRDTGVYTLGPRLLYLGKLYEQSFHLASVVQPELHALAAATGESATWYVIENGQRLCLFRAEPSEGLRETRLPGTFLPLDNSAIGQVLRHWGQNEALFDATPALPLFTSGIRDPHIASLSLPVFGEGDRLLAALALTGPASRLTESKRESGLGQLMRETACRLSLKSGARKVMCEQFYQV, from the coding sequence ATGGGAAATGAAGGCGTAATCGCCGTAGAAAAAGCGCTGGCGCTGCTGGACTGTTTTAAACCGGGCGAGGAGGCATTGACGCTGACCGCGCTCGCGCAGCTTTCGGGCTATCATAAAACCACGGTTTATCGTCTGATGAACTCACTGGAGCGGATGAACTATGTCATCCGCCGCGACACGGGCGTTTATACCCTCGGGCCCCGGCTGCTCTATCTGGGTAAACTCTATGAGCAATCCTTCCATCTGGCCAGCGTGGTTCAGCCTGAACTGCATGCGCTGGCCGCCGCCACCGGCGAGAGTGCGACCTGGTATGTCATCGAAAACGGTCAGCGGCTCTGTCTGTTCAGGGCCGAGCCGTCCGAAGGGCTGCGGGAAACGCGGCTGCCCGGCACCTTTCTGCCGCTGGATAACTCCGCGATCGGGCAGGTCCTGCGTCACTGGGGACAGAATGAAGCCCTGTTTGACGCCACGCCTGCGCTGCCGTTGTTCACCTCCGGCATCCGCGACCCCCATATCGCCTCGCTGTCCCTGCCGGTCTTTGGCGAAGGTGACAGGCTGCTTGCGGCGCTGGCGCTCACCGGGCCAGCCTCACGGCTTACGGAGTCGAAGCGTGAAAGCGGGCTGGGCCAGCTCATGCGGGAGACCGCCTGCCGGCTCTCACTGAAATCCGGCGCCCGGAAAGTGATGTGTGAGCAGTTTTATCAGGTTTAA
- a CDS encoding GFA family protein — MKGTCLCETVTFELAVTPAFYYRCHCSLCRKQSGTGHNLATLVNERDFTWLSGEAQIASWSKPGGYRCDFCSCCGSPVPNRLRDPAYIWIPVGLLNEPAGMQCIGDYCTDDAMPWDTTRSASDHAGPVASLDALLASLKLVD, encoded by the coding sequence ATGAAAGGCACCTGTCTGTGTGAAACCGTGACGTTTGAACTCGCCGTCACGCCAGCATTCTATTACCGCTGCCACTGTTCCCTGTGCAGAAAACAGAGCGGAACCGGCCATAACCTGGCAACACTGGTAAACGAGCGTGATTTCACCTGGTTATCGGGAGAGGCGCAGATCGCGTCCTGGTCAAAACCAGGCGGTTATCGATGCGATTTCTGTTCATGCTGCGGCTCGCCGGTGCCAAACCGGTTGCGTGACCCTGCGTATATCTGGATTCCGGTAGGGTTGCTTAATGAACCTGCCGGGATGCAGTGCATCGGGGATTACTGCACCGATGACGCGATGCCCTGGGATACCACCCGATCCGCATCTGACCACGCCGGGCCCGTCGCGTCGCTGGACGCGCTGCTGGCGAGCCTGAAGCTCGTTGATTAA
- a CDS encoding AraC family transcriptional regulator yields MTDMITRVKALAEHEGYNLTTLPDVRILRANRPLDKTPVLYDPGIVFVCQGSKRGYFGQKTYLYDEQHYLAVSVPVPFTMETDASEARPLLALYLHLDFRLAAELMIEIDQQGAPLAGDAPQSMMSSRMDAGVKTAMLRLLEVLDNPADAAILGRCRLRELYYRVLTGAQGNAMRAALSLQGHFGRIGKALQHIHAHYAAPLTLGQLAKETGMSVPTFHLHFKAITQQAPMQYVKSVRLHQARMLMVRQQLTAAAAGYAVGYESPSQFSREFKRLFGLPPAEEIRRMQRHFAFPAAPPVSAYVSSH; encoded by the coding sequence ATGACCGACATGATTACACGGGTAAAGGCGCTTGCTGAGCATGAGGGCTACAACCTGACGACGCTGCCCGACGTGCGGATTTTACGGGCCAACCGGCCGCTTGATAAAACGCCGGTGCTTTACGATCCGGGGATCGTCTTTGTCTGCCAGGGAAGCAAGCGCGGCTATTTTGGTCAGAAGACCTATCTGTATGATGAGCAGCACTATCTGGCCGTCTCGGTTCCGGTGCCCTTTACGATGGAAACCGATGCTTCTGAGGCGCGTCCGTTGCTGGCGCTGTATCTCCATCTTGATTTCCGGCTGGCGGCAGAGCTGATGATCGAGATCGACCAGCAGGGCGCGCCCCTCGCGGGTGACGCACCGCAAAGCATGATGTCGAGCCGGATGGATGCGGGGGTAAAAACGGCGATGCTGCGCTTACTGGAGGTGCTGGACAACCCGGCGGACGCCGCCATCCTGGGGCGTTGCCGGTTGCGCGAACTCTATTACCGCGTGCTAACGGGTGCGCAGGGAAACGCGATGCGCGCCGCCCTGTCGTTACAGGGTCACTTCGGCAGGATCGGCAAAGCCCTGCAGCACATCCATGCGCATTACGCCGCGCCGCTGACGCTCGGGCAACTGGCGAAAGAAACCGGGATGAGCGTGCCAACCTTTCATCTCCATTTTAAGGCGATAACCCAGCAGGCGCCGATGCAGTATGTGAAATCGGTTCGCCTCCATCAGGCACGGATGCTGATGGTTCGTCAGCAGCTGACCGCCGCCGCCGCAGGCTATGCCGTGGGCTATGAGAGCCCCTCTCAGTTCAGTCGCGAGTTCAAACGGCTGTTTGGGCTGCCACCGGCAGAAGAGATCCGAAGAATGCAGCGTCACTTCGCCTTTCCGGCTGCGCCGCCGGTCTCGGCGTATGTCTCTTCGCATTAG
- a CDS encoding DUF1852 domain-containing protein encodes MNTLAFTLKRIRFDENYNPSKNTRATTNFANLARGEKRQENLRNALAMINNRFNALANWDNPKADRYTVELDIISAELNLSAGGAGESFPAIEILKTQIVDHHTGQRIEGIVGNNFSSYVRDYDFSVVLAEYNKGQTAFSTPEDFGQLHGNIFKSFVNSAVYKENFSKSPVICLSVSSKNTYVRTGNQHPVLGIEYQQDAPSLTDFYFGKMGLKVRFFMPQGSVAPLAFYFHGDLLSDYTNLELISTISTMETFQKIYRPEIYNANSAAGQCYQPTLQHQDYSLTRIVYDREERSRLAVEQGRFTETHFIKPNQTLLSQWSAESVL; translated from the coding sequence ATGAATACTTTAGCCTTTACCCTCAAGCGCATTCGTTTCGACGAAAACTATAATCCTTCGAAAAATACGCGGGCGACGACTAACTTCGCTAACTTAGCGCGTGGCGAAAAACGTCAGGAGAATCTGCGTAACGCCCTGGCGATGATCAACAATCGCTTTAACGCACTGGCAAACTGGGATAACCCGAAAGCCGACCGGTACACTGTCGAACTGGATATTATCTCGGCGGAGCTGAACCTCTCAGCGGGTGGTGCGGGTGAATCCTTCCCGGCGATTGAGATTCTGAAAACGCAGATCGTCGATCATCACACCGGGCAGCGCATCGAAGGCATCGTGGGCAATAACTTCTCCTCCTACGTGCGTGATTACGATTTCAGCGTGGTGCTGGCGGAATATAACAAGGGCCAGACGGCGTTCAGTACGCCGGAGGACTTCGGCCAGCTGCACGGTAACATCTTCAAAAGCTTTGTTAACTCGGCGGTCTATAAAGAGAACTTCAGCAAATCTCCGGTTATCTGCCTGAGCGTGTCAAGTAAGAACACCTATGTGCGCACCGGGAATCAGCATCCGGTGCTGGGAATCGAATACCAGCAGGATGCGCCTTCGCTGACTGACTTCTACTTCGGAAAAATGGGCCTGAAGGTGCGCTTCTTTATGCCGCAGGGCAGCGTCGCGCCGCTGGCGTTCTATTTCCACGGCGATCTGCTCAGTGATTACACCAATCTTGAGCTGATCAGCACCATCAGCACCATGGAAACGTTCCAGAAGATCTATCGCCCGGAAATTTATAACGCGAACTCTGCAGCCGGACAGTGCTACCAGCCGACGCTGCAGCATCAGGACTATTCGCTTACCCGTATTGTTTACGATCGCGAAGAGCGCAGCCGTCTGGCGGTTGAGCAGGGCAGATTTACTGAGACACACTTTATTAAGCCGAATCAGACGCTGCTCTCACAATGGTCTGCTGAATCCGTTCTTTGA
- a CDS encoding RraA family protein, producing MSHAESTFITRDIIRIAPELVKQAAQFQAAILADVAGRRGTLHGRVKPVSPTMKVAGPAITVEVRPGDNLAIHAALAIAQPGDVIVVDGKGDISCALIGEIMSTQAEASGIAGIIIDGAVRDADALSANGFPVFAAGLNPCGPTKSIAGQVNQPVSVAGAAIQPGDLIIGDIDGVVVLPRESVPALLALAQKKLDFETGRIAAIRDGDLRAPWLEKALRSAGMLADGEAL from the coding sequence ATGTCTCATGCAGAGAGTACTTTCATCACGCGCGACATTATCCGTATCGCGCCGGAGCTCGTAAAACAGGCGGCTCAGTTCCAGGCCGCAATACTCGCCGATGTCGCCGGACGACGCGGCACGCTGCATGGACGCGTTAAACCCGTTTCGCCCACCATGAAAGTGGCCGGTCCGGCGATCACCGTTGAGGTAAGACCGGGGGATAACCTGGCGATCCACGCCGCGCTGGCGATTGCGCAGCCCGGCGATGTGATCGTCGTCGACGGCAAAGGCGACATCAGCTGCGCGCTGATTGGCGAAATTATGTCGACGCAGGCGGAAGCCTCCGGCATTGCGGGCATTATCATCGATGGTGCGGTGCGTGACGCCGATGCCCTGAGCGCAAACGGCTTCCCGGTGTTCGCGGCGGGTCTGAACCCCTGTGGTCCGACAAAATCGATCGCGGGTCAGGTCAATCAGCCGGTTTCAGTTGCGGGTGCCGCTATTCAGCCCGGCGATCTGATCATTGGTGACATCGATGGCGTGGTGGTCCTGCCGCGTGAATCCGTTCCGGCCCTGCTGGCGCTGGCACAGAAAAAGCTGGATTTCGAAACCGGCCGTATCGCGGCGATCCGTGATGGCGACCTGCGCGCGCCCTGGTTAGAGAAAGCCCTGCGCAGCGCGGGCATGCTGGCGGACGGGGAGGCACTCTGA
- a CDS encoding oxidoreductase encodes MMSAKTILITGVSSGFGLALAKEALLAGHRVIGTVRSPEALQDFRALDPDRALGYLLDVTDTDRIAGVVEEAERAAGPVDVLVNNAGYGHEGILEESPLAEMRRQFEVNVFGAVAMIKALLPGMRERRRGHIINITSMGGFITLPGISYYCGSKFALEGISETLSKELAPFNIHVTAVAPGSFRTDWAGRSMSRTPRTIPDYDALFDPIRHARQAKSGHQQGDPVKAAHAMLTLMASPAPPVHLLLGSDALDLVRQKIAALSEEITQWEEVTLSTGG; translated from the coding sequence ATGATGTCAGCAAAAACGATTCTGATTACCGGCGTCAGCAGTGGATTTGGTCTTGCTCTGGCGAAGGAGGCGCTGCTCGCAGGCCACCGGGTGATCGGGACGGTGCGCAGCCCTGAAGCATTACAGGATTTCAGGGCGCTGGATCCGGACCGGGCTTTGGGTTACCTGCTTGATGTCACCGACACCGATCGCATCGCCGGGGTGGTGGAGGAGGCGGAGCGTGCCGCCGGGCCGGTGGATGTGCTGGTGAACAACGCCGGATACGGGCATGAGGGCATTCTGGAAGAGTCGCCGCTGGCAGAGATGCGCCGTCAGTTTGAGGTGAACGTGTTTGGCGCGGTGGCGATGATCAAAGCGCTGCTGCCCGGCATGCGCGAGCGCCGTCGCGGGCACATCATCAATATCACCTCAATGGGCGGTTTCATTACCCTGCCGGGGATCAGCTATTACTGTGGCAGCAAATTCGCGCTGGAAGGGATATCTGAAACGCTAAGTAAAGAACTCGCGCCGTTCAACATTCATGTGACTGCTGTTGCACCCGGCTCCTTCCGCACTGACTGGGCAGGACGATCCATGAGCCGCACGCCGCGCACTATCCCGGACTATGACGCGCTATTCGATCCTATCCGCCACGCCCGCCAGGCGAAAAGCGGGCATCAGCAGGGGGATCCCGTTAAAGCGGCGCACGCCATGCTGACACTGATGGCGAGTCCGGCTCCGCCTGTACATCTGTTGCTGGGCAGCGATGCGCTGGACCTGGTACGGCAGAAAATAGCGGCGCTGAGTGAGGAGATCACGCAGTGGGAAGAGGTCACGCTCTCTACCGGGGGATAG
- a CDS encoding methionine synthase, whose translation MKTLLPTSTAGSLPKPSWIAQPEVLWSPWKLQDDELVDGKRDALRLCLDDQVRAGIDIVSDGEQTRQHFVTTFIEHLSGVDFEKREVVRIRNRYDASVPTVVGEVSRPKSVFVEDAKILRKLTDRPIKWALPGPMTMIDTLYDNHYKSREKLAWEFARILNQEAKELEAAGVDIVQFDEPAFNVFFDEVNDWGIAALERAVEGLKCETAVHICYGYGIKANTDWKKTLGTEWRQYEEVFPKLQRSAIDIVSLECQNSRVPMDLIELIRGKKVMVGAIDVATHEIETPEAVADTLRKALQFVDAENLYPSTNCGMIPLPRHVANGKLHALSAGAEIVRREILGK comes from the coding sequence ATGAAAACGTTACTACCGACATCCACTGCGGGCAGCTTGCCTAAACCCTCATGGATTGCGCAGCCAGAAGTCCTCTGGTCACCCTGGAAACTGCAGGATGACGAGCTGGTTGACGGTAAAAGAGATGCCCTGCGTCTCTGTCTGGATGACCAGGTGCGGGCCGGTATCGACATCGTGAGCGACGGCGAACAGACCCGTCAGCACTTCGTGACCACCTTTATTGAACATCTCAGCGGCGTGGATTTTGAGAAGCGCGAAGTGGTGCGTATCCGTAACCGCTACGACGCCAGCGTGCCGACCGTGGTGGGTGAAGTTTCCCGTCCGAAGTCCGTCTTCGTCGAAGATGCAAAGATTCTGCGTAAGCTGACCGATCGCCCCATCAAGTGGGCGTTACCGGGCCCGATGACCATGATCGATACGCTGTATGATAACCACTACAAAAGTCGCGAAAAGCTGGCCTGGGAGTTCGCCCGAATCCTGAATCAGGAAGCCAAAGAGCTGGAAGCGGCGGGTGTCGATATCGTTCAGTTTGATGAACCTGCGTTCAACGTCTTCTTCGATGAGGTGAACGACTGGGGGATTGCCGCGCTGGAGCGTGCGGTCGAAGGCCTGAAGTGTGAAACTGCGGTGCACATCTGCTACGGCTACGGCATCAAAGCCAACACCGACTGGAAGAAGACCCTGGGAACCGAGTGGCGTCAGTATGAAGAGGTCTTCCCGAAACTGCAGCGTTCGGCTATCGATATCGTCTCGCTGGAGTGCCAGAACTCACGCGTGCCGATGGATCTGATCGAGCTGATTCGCGGTAAGAAAGTCATGGTCGGTGCCATCGACGTGGCGACGCATGAGATCGAGACGCCTGAAGCTGTGGCCGACACCCTGCGCAAGGCGCTGCAGTTTGTGGATGCGGAGAATCTCTATCCCTCCACCAACTGCGGCATGATCCCGCTGCCGCGCCACGTTGCGAATGGCAAACTGCATGCGCTGAGCGCGGGTGCAGAGATTGTGCGCCGAGAGATCCTGGGCAAATAA